Proteins encoded together in one Capricornis sumatraensis isolate serow.1 chromosome 3, serow.2, whole genome shotgun sequence window:
- the KLHDC7A gene encoding kelch domain-containing protein 7A, protein MLPRGGGAEAQGWHLDMQLTGQLVLSAAALLLLTAAYRLYKSRPARAPPRGTDAKAEAEGEAGDSRQPAAQEAVPRAPQWDLRRRRGSKGATGLPGCSWENTEASRVPATRASSAVSEAGEARKAGRKRAGEEHAGQRPDSDLPAPRCGGQEAGTAVDGKPELPHCPDQCSKPPNPPAGLPAVERGRVGGELAPGQDSGLPKHPGSGEQESPYEGQAAHCEGQCDMNNSWVFTHASGVLREEAGALQAASDLGLALRQQEGASDASYTFSSVARVRVEENFIPEKLEGIRPRLKGKVYDYYVESTSQATSRSRLASPTAAPAGAPAPESVSGPLGTRTASGRPADDGEGGLETAASPQSDPSRSTRGFSRKESLLQIVENPELQLQLDSFGEAAPSCPDQRAAPTRPMSQDSPESSSAGSRGKPHVHSVAGTNFFHPPLSPGSAPEVHLDLGNCYEVLTFAKRKKLEPLKEAAYKVMSDNYLQVLRSPDVYGCLSGAERELVLQRRLRGRKHLVVADVCPQEGSGRLCCYDDEQDAWRPLARLPPEAVSRGCAICSLFNYLFLVSGCQGSGRQPSKRVFCYNPLTDIWSEVCPLNQARPHCRLVALDGQLYAVGGECLNTVERYDPRLDRWTFAPPLPNDTFALAHTAAASGGELFVTGGSLRYLLLRFSAREQRWRAAPTGGGRDRTAEMVAVRGFLYRFDLNRSLGISVYRCSASARLWYECATYRTPYPDAFQCAVVDELVYCVGRRRTLRFLADCISPRFVPEMLQAFPSPQGTLLPTVLTLPGPDVPQTRV, encoded by the coding sequence ATGCtccccagaggaggaggagcagaggcCCAGGGCTGGCATCTGGACATGCAGCTGACGGGCCAGCTGGTGCTGTCCGCTGCTGCCCTGCTCCTGctgactgcagcctacaggctgTACAAGTCCAGGCCAGCCCGGGCCCCACCGCGGGGGACGGACGCCAAGGCTGAGGCCGAGGGGGAGGCAGGAGACTCCAGGCAGCCTGCCGCCCAGGAGGCTGTTCCCAGGGCACCACAGTGGGACCTGAGACGCCGAAGGGGGAGCAAGGGGGCCACAGGACTGCCAGGCTGCAGCTGGGAGAACACAGAGGCCTCCAGAGTCCCGGCCACCAGAGCTTCATCCGCAGTCTCAGAAGCTGGAGAGGCTAGGAAAGCTGGAAGGAAGCGTGCTGGAGAGGAGCACGCTGGGCAGCGCCCGGACTCTGACCTGCCAGCTCCTCGGTGCGGAGGCCAGGAAGCCGGAACAGCTGTGGACGGTAAGCCCGAGCTGCCCCATTGCCCCGATCAGTGCAGcaaacccccaaaccccccaGCTGGCCTCCCCGCTGTGGAGAGAGGCCGTGTGGGTGGTGAGCTCGCTCCCGGGCAGGACAGTGGACTCCCCAAGCATCCAGGGAGCGGGGAGCAGGAATCCCCCTATGAAGGTCAGGCGGCCCACTGTGAAGGCCAGTGTGACATGAACAACAGCTGGGTCTTTACCCACGCGTCAGGGGTCctcagggaggaggcaggggcccTCCAGGCTGCCTCGGACCTGGGCCTGGCCCTGCGCCAGCAGGAGGGCGCCTCCGACGCCTCCTACACCTTCTCGTCTGTGGCCCGGGTTCGAGTAGAGGAGAATTTCATACCGGAGAAGTTGGAGGGGATCAGGCCCAGGCTGAAGGGCAAGGTGTACGATTACTATGTGGAGTCCACCTCTCAGGCCACCTCCAGGAGCAGGCTGGCCTCCCCAACAGCTGCCCCAGCAGGGGCTCCAGCCCCTGAGTCAGTGTCAGGCCCCCTGGGAACAAGGACAGCGTCTGGACGGCCCGCCGATGACGGAGAAGGCGGACTGGAGACGGCCGCCTCCCCCCAGTCTGACCCCTCCCGCTCCACGCGAGGCTTCAGCCGCAAGGAGAGCCTCCTTCAGATCGTGGAGAACccagagcttcagctgcagcTCGACAGCTTTGGGGAGGCTGCTCCATCCTGCCCAGACCAGAGAGCCGCGCCCACCCGCCCCATGTCCCAGGATTCTCCTGAGTCCAGCTCAGCCGGAAGCCGCGGGAAACCCCACGTGCACTCTGTGGCTGGCACCAATTTCTTCCACCCCCCGCTCAGCCCTGGATCAGCCCCAGAGGTCCACCTGGATCTGGGCAATTGCTACGAGGTGCTGACCTTTGCCAAGAGGAAGAAACTGGAGCCCCTGAAGGAGGCCGCCTACAAGGTGATGAGTGACAACTACCTCCAGGTCCTGCGGAGCCCGGACGTCTACGGGTGCCTGAGCGGGGCGGAGCGGGAGCTGGTCCTCCAGCGCCGGCTCCGGGGGCGCAAGCACCTAGTGGTGGCCGACGTGTGCCCCCAGGAAGGCTCCGGCCGCCTCTGCTGCTACGACGATGAGCAGGACGCCTGGCGCCCGCTGGCCCGCCTGCCGCCCGAGGCTGTGTCCCGGGGCTGCGCCATCTGCAGCCTCTTCAATTACCTCTTCCTGGTGTCCGGCTGCCAGGGCTCGGGGCGCCAGCCCTCCAAGCGCGTCTTCTGCTACAACCCGCTGACGGACATCTGGAGCGAGGTGTGCCCCCTGAACCAGGCGCGGCCGCACTGCCGGCTGGTGGCCCTGGACGGGCAGCTGTACGCCGTCGGGGGCGAGTGTCTGAACACGGTGGAACGCTACGACCCTCGCCTGGACCGCTGGACCTTTGCGCCGCCGCTGCCCAACGACACCTTCGCCCTGGCGCACACGGCGGCGGCGAGCGGGGGCGAGCTCTTCGTCACCGGGGGCTCGCTGCGCTACCTGCTGCTGCGCTTCTCCGCCCGGGAGCAGCGCTGGCGCGCCGCGCCCACCGGGGGAGGCAGGGACCGCACGGCCGAGATGGTGGCGGTCAGAGGCTTCCTCTATCGCTTCGACCTCAACCGCAGCCTGGGCATCAGCGTGTACCGCTGCAGCGCCAGCGCCCGCCTCTGGTACGAGTGCGCCACGTACCGGACGCCGTACCCCGACGCCTTCCAGTGCGCCGTGGTGGACGAGCTCGTCTACTGCGTGGGGCGCCGGCGCACGCTGCGCTTCCTGGCCGACTGCATCTCGCCCAGGTTCGTGCCCGAAATGCTGCAGGCCTTCCCCTCCCCGCAGGGCACCCTCCTGCCCACCGTCCTGACCTTGCCCGGTCCTGATGTGCCCCAGACCAGGGTCTAG